Proteins encoded within one genomic window of Gloeobacter kilaueensis JS1:
- a CDS encoding ROK family protein yields the protein MAEQSTFPRTLAVDIGGSGIKALVLAADGSPLTERVREATPRPAPPEAVVAIIQKLSKALGPFERVSVGFPGVVRNGRTLTAHLHPDWIGFQFDAVLAQTLGKPVRVANDADVQGLGTIAGRGVELVITLGTGLGSSLFADGRLFPNLQLAHQPFLEGKTYEQHLGNPALQVKGKKKWNQALALALTNFEALFGFDACYIGGGNALYVKLDLPPHIQISSNINGLLGGIALWRDSVDEAR from the coding sequence ATTGCCGAGCAGAGTACATTTCCCCGGACCCTCGCCGTCGATATCGGTGGCAGCGGCATCAAGGCATTGGTGCTCGCTGCCGACGGCTCGCCGCTCACAGAGCGGGTGCGGGAGGCCACTCCCCGGCCCGCTCCCCCCGAAGCGGTCGTTGCCATTATTCAAAAACTGAGCAAAGCCCTCGGCCCCTTCGAGCGCGTCTCAGTGGGCTTTCCGGGCGTGGTGCGCAATGGCCGTACCCTCACCGCCCACCTGCACCCCGACTGGATCGGCTTCCAGTTCGATGCCGTCCTTGCCCAAACCCTCGGCAAGCCGGTGCGGGTGGCCAACGACGCCGACGTGCAGGGGCTGGGAACGATCGCGGGCCGGGGGGTCGAACTGGTGATCACCCTCGGTACTGGCCTGGGCTCCTCACTGTTTGCCGACGGCAGACTGTTTCCGAACCTCCAGCTTGCCCACCAGCCTTTTTTAGAAGGCAAGACCTACGAGCAGCACCTGGGCAACCCTGCTCTGCAGGTGAAGGGCAAAAAGAAATGGAACCAGGCGCTTGCCCTTGCCCTCACCAACTTTGAGGCGCTCTTTGGCTTTGATGCCTGCTACATCGGCGGCGGCAACGCCCTGTACGTCAAGCTGGACCTGCCGCCCCACATTCAGATCAGCTCGAACATCAATGGCCTTTTAGGCGGCATCGCCCTCTGGCGGGATTCAGTAGACGAAGCCAGGTAA
- the gloB gene encoding hydroxyacylglutathione hydrolase, with protein sequence MQVERIRALKDNYIFLLSDAATGTAAVVDPAEVAPVLRALERRGLRLVAIFNTHHHGDHVGGNHELLQAFPELQIYGSAQDRGRIPGQNVELADGDTVHFAGEPGRVLFVPGHTLGHIAYYFERSGDLFCGDTLFAGGCGRLFEGTAAQMQHSLARLASLPESTRVWCAHEYTLGNLRFAHSVEPGNAALAERLAAVEHLRRREEATIPSTIGLELSTNPFLRWQSPELQRCTGQHSPVALFAKLRSLKDRYLYL encoded by the coding sequence ATGCAGGTAGAACGAATCCGGGCATTGAAGGACAACTATATTTTTTTGCTGAGCGATGCCGCCACGGGCACCGCCGCTGTCGTCGATCCTGCAGAAGTGGCTCCGGTGCTGCGCGCCCTTGAACGGCGGGGGTTGCGCCTGGTGGCCATCTTTAATACGCACCACCACGGCGATCACGTGGGCGGCAACCATGAACTGCTACAAGCCTTTCCTGAGCTGCAGATTTATGGCTCAGCCCAGGACCGGGGCCGCATCCCCGGCCAGAATGTCGAGCTGGCGGATGGCGATACTGTCCACTTTGCAGGCGAGCCGGGGCGTGTCCTGTTCGTCCCTGGCCATACCCTGGGTCACATCGCCTACTATTTCGAGCGCAGCGGCGATCTTTTTTGTGGCGATACCCTGTTTGCCGGTGGCTGCGGTCGCCTCTTCGAGGGCACAGCTGCTCAGATGCAGCATTCGCTTGCCAGGCTTGCGAGTTTGCCAGAATCGACCCGCGTCTGGTGCGCCCACGAGTACACCCTGGGCAATCTGCGCTTTGCCCATAGCGTCGAACCGGGCAACGCCGCCCTCGCCGAACGCCTGGCAGCGGTCGAACACCTGCGGCGGCGGGAAGAGGCGACGATTCCCTCGACGATCGGCCTGGAGCTTTCGACCAATCCGTTCCTGCGCTGGCAGAGTCCCGAATTGCAGCGCTGTACGGGCCAGCATTCGCCGGTGGCGCTCTTTGCGAAACTACGATCGCTTAAAGACCGCTACCTCTACCTTTGA
- the grxD gene encoding Grx4 family monothiol glutaredoxin — protein MSQSVQEKIDSLVKNNKVLIFMKGTPQFPQCGFSAASVQILSSLGYPFEAVNVLEDFEIRQGVKEYANWPTIPQVYVDGEFIGGCDILIEMHNRGELKPLVEQAFAGEAVK, from the coding sequence ATGTCCCAGTCCGTTCAAGAAAAGATCGATTCTTTAGTCAAAAATAACAAAGTGCTCATCTTCATGAAGGGCACCCCCCAGTTTCCGCAGTGCGGCTTCTCAGCAGCCTCTGTCCAGATTCTCTCCTCCCTCGGCTATCCGTTCGAGGCAGTCAACGTGCTCGAAGATTTCGAGATCCGCCAGGGAGTCAAAGAATACGCCAACTGGCCGACGATTCCCCAGGTTTACGTCGATGGCGAATTTATCGGCGGCTGCGACATCTTGATCGAGATGCACAATCGCGGCGAATTGAAGCCGCTCGTCGAGCAGGCTTTCGCGGGCGAAGCGGTCAAGTAG
- a CDS encoding BolA family protein produces MITAEQIKKVLEERLAASCVSVEDRTRFHAGHAGSNGGGHYDVTVVSERFAGLSMLRQHRLVYEALAGEMGLSIHALALTTLTPEQWRSRQLST; encoded by the coding sequence ATGATCACAGCAGAACAGATCAAAAAAGTCCTCGAAGAGCGCCTCGCTGCCAGCTGCGTCAGCGTCGAGGACCGCACCCGCTTTCACGCCGGTCACGCCGGGTCAAACGGGGGAGGCCACTACGACGTGACGGTCGTCTCAGAGCGCTTTGCCGGACTTTCGATGCTGCGGCAGCACCGACTGGTTTACGAGGCGCTCGCGGGCGAGATGGGCCTGAGCATCCACGCGCTCGCCCTTACCACCCTCACCCCCGAGCAGTGGCGCTCGCGCCAGTTGTCTACTTGA